A portion of the Cryptomeria japonica chromosome 5, Sugi_1.0, whole genome shotgun sequence genome contains these proteins:
- the LOC131039669 gene encoding coniferyl alcohol acyltransferase-like, whose protein sequence is MGKEMLKDFKVETVQTCIVQSTAPTKDCTLRVSNIDLTAPAVSPGHFFVYKGVKDKTYEEMASSIKKALSETIVLFYPVAGRFVIGHNGEPEIECNNQGVPFIVAEADAAIKDLDFSQPSLSVAKLIPTRHPLQGESPHCVPVMALQVTRMKCGGMVVGCCFDHRIVDGISSCIFFQAWTEAAQGLPFSNITPCFERSLLNPRHPLNPNLLPFIDTHYIALPFSAPSHTDPPPQIGRIYHLDAPTLLQLQALANQTQEKPSAGKPITKMETISAYIWKLFARAQALTGSQLTRIGIPIDGRACLNLPPSYFGNAIAMPFKESYAEQILEDPLNKIAEIVHNVIGESLNSEYFRSIVDWVEVNRPAVILARVYAEEGSAVVVSSGVRIPLYHYEFGCGKPVFSSVFFPWGGTAGYVMLQVSPLGDGNMVVYMHMAEKHLDAIEADPEFVLVRASRMNFW, encoded by the exons atggggaaggagatgttgaaggattttaaggTGGAGACTGTTCAAACTTGTATTGTGCAATCCACCGCACCCACAAAAGATTGCACGCTCAGAGTCTCCAACATAGATCTCACTGCTCCTGCCGTTAGTCCGGGGCACTTTTTTGTTTACAAAGGAGTGAAAGATAAGACATACGAAGAGATGGCAAGCTCGATTAAGAAGGCACTCTCTGAGACGATAGTATTGTTTTATCCAGTGGCGGGAAGGTTTGTCATCGGCCACAATGGTGAGCCTGAGATAGAGTGCAATAATCAAGGAGTGCCCTTCATTGTAGCTGAAGCTGACGCTGCCATTAAGGATCTTGATTTTTCTCAGCCAAGTTTATCTGTTGCTAAATTAATTCCTACCAGGCACCCTCTTCAAGGAGAATCTCCTCACTGTGTTCCTGTTATGGCTTTACAA GTGACGAGGATGAAATGTGGAGGAATGGTAGTGGGTTGTTGTTTCGATCACAGAATAGTAGATGGAATAAGCAGCTGCATTTTCTTTCAAGCATGGACAGAGGCAGCTCAAGGTCTCCCATTTTCCAATATTACGCCATGctttgaacgctcactcctcaatcccCGCCACCCTCTCAACCCTAATTTACTCCCCTTCATTGATACCCATTACATAGCACTACCTTTCTCTGCTCCCAGTCACACCGACCCTCCACCCCAAATCGGGCGGATATATCATTTGGATGCTCCCACACTTCTCCAATTGCAGGCTCTGGCAAACCAAACTCAAGAAAAACCCAGTGCTGGTAAACCCATAACAAAGATGGAGACAATTTCTGCCTATATTTGGAAACTTTTTGCTCGCGCACAGGCTTTAACTGGTTCACAACTAACCAGAATTGGTATCCCCATTGATGGGCGTGCATGCCTGAACCTCCCTCCTTCCTACTTCGGAAATGCGATAGCAATGCCTTTCAAGGAGAGTTATGCAGAGCAGATATTAGAGGACCCATTAAACAAGATTGCAGAAATCGTACACAACGTTATAGGTGAATCCCTGAACAGTGAATATTTCAGGTCCATTGTGGATTGGGTGGAGGTGAACAGACCCGCAGTGATTTTAGCGAGAGTGTATGCAGAGGAAGGTTCGGCTGTGGTGGTGTCTTCAGGAGTGAGGATTCCATTGTATCACTATGAGTTTGGCTGTGGGAAGCCTGTGTTTTCAAGTGTGTTTTTTCCATGGGGAGGAACAGCAGGGTACGTGATGTTGCAGGTGAGCCCCCTGGGAGATGGGAATATGGTGGTGTATATGCATATGGCCGAGAAGCACTTAGATGCCATTGAAGCTGATCCTGAATTTGTGCTCGTGAGGGCCAGTCGAATGAATTTCTGGTAA